Proteins encoded together in one Carya illinoinensis cultivar Pawnee chromosome 3, C.illinoinensisPawnee_v1, whole genome shotgun sequence window:
- the LOC122304925 gene encoding probable plastidic glucose transporter 2 isoform X1, producing the protein MWVRQREAYSMYKRLPSRDSANTVDTEENSVPLQNSMSPETSSPSWKLSFPHVVVATITSFLFGYHMGVVNEPLESISVDLGFSGNTLAEGLVVSMCLGGALVGSLFSGWVADGVGRRRAFQLCALPMIIGASISAMTKTFEGMLLGRLLVGTGMGLGPPVASLYVTEVSPAFVRGTYGSFIQIATCLGLIGALFIGIPVKEIAGWWRICFWISTIPAAILLVAMVFCAESPPWLYKRGRTEEAEAAFEKLLGGSHAQLALAELSKSDRGDDTDTVKISELLYGRHFKVVFIGSTLFALQQLSGINAVFYFSSTVFKSAGVPSTLANVFIGIANLTGSIIAMALMDKLGRKVLLLWSFFGMAISMALQAVAASSYIPGSGELYLSVGGMLLFVFNFALGAGPVPGLLLPEIFPSRIRAKAMAVCMSVHWVINFFVGLLFLRLLEKLGPQLLYTMFGTFCIMAVMFVKRNVVETKGKSLQEIEIALLPQD; encoded by the exons ATGTGGGTACGTCAACGTGAAGCTTACTCGATGTACAAGCGCTTGCCATCGAGGGACTCTGCAAATACAGTTGACACGGAAGAAAACTCCg TTCCTCTACAGAACAGTATGTCTCCAGAAACTTCAAGCCCTTCATGGAAGCTTTCTTTTCCTCATGTAGTAGTTGCAACCATAACTTCTTTCTTATTTGGCTACCATATGGG AGTAGTTAATGAACCACTTGAAAGCATTTCTGTAGATCTTGGTTTCAGCGGGAATACCTTGGCAGAAG GTCTGGTTGTGAGTATGTGTCTTGGTGGTGCCCTTGTTGGATCTCTGTTCAGTGGTTGGGTTGCTGATGGGGTTGGGCGACGTAGAGCTTTCCAACTGTGTGCTTTGCCTATGATTATTGGTGCTTCTATCAG CGCAATGACTAAAACTTTTGAGGGTATGCTCTTGGGCCGGTTACTTGTTGGTACTGGAATGGGCTTGGGACCCCCTGTTGCGTCTCTCTATGTAACGGAG GTTTCTCCTGCTTTTGTGAGGGGTACTTATGGAAGCTTTATTCAAATTGCAACATGTCTTGGACTTATTGGAGCTCTGTTTATTGGAATTCCTGTCAAAGAAATTGCGGGCTG GTGGCGCATCTGCTTCTGGATATCTACAATTCCAGCTGCAATACTACTGGTTGCCATGGTGTTTTGTGCAGAGAGTCCCCCTTGGCTATATAAG AGAGGAAGAACTGAGGAAGCTGAAGCTGCATTTGAGAAGCTCCTAGGAGGATCGCATGCCCAACTAGCATTGGCAGAATTATCTAAATCGGACAGGGGAGATGACACTGATACTGTGAAGATTTCAGAATTGCTCTATGGTCGCCATTTTAAAG TTGTTTTTATTGGGTCAACCCTATTTGCTTTACAACAGCTATCTGGTATAAATGctgtattttatttctcttcaaCTGTTTTTAAAAGTGCGGGAGTACCATCAACCCTTGCCAATGTCTTCATAGGAATTGCAAATTTAACAG GATCTATTATTGCAATGGCTTTGATGGATAAACTAGGCAGAAAGGTCCTCCTCCTGTGGAGCTTTTTTGGAATG GCGATATCTATGGCCCTTCAAGCTGTCGCAGCAAGTTCTTATATACCAGGCTCTGGAGAATTGTATCTATCTGTTGGTGGCATGCTGCT GTTTGTCTTTAATTTTGCGCTTGGAGCTGGTCCAGTTCCGGGTCTCCTTCTACCTGAAATTTTCCCCAGCCGAATTAGGGCGAAAGCTATGGCAGTCTGTATGTCAGTTCATTGG GTGATCAATTTCTTTGTGGGGTTGCTGTTCTTGCGTTTGCTGGAGAAACTTGGGCCACAGCTCTTGTACACAATGTTTGGTACCTTTTGTATAATGGCTGTGATGTTTGTGAAAAGAAATGTGGTGGAAACCAAAGGGAAATCGCTTCAAGAAATTGAGATAGCGCTTCTTCCGCAAGACTAG
- the LOC122304925 gene encoding probable plastidic glucose transporter 2 isoform X2: MIVPLQNSMSPETSSPSWKLSFPHVVVATITSFLFGYHMGVVNEPLESISVDLGFSGNTLAEGLVVSMCLGGALVGSLFSGWVADGVGRRRAFQLCALPMIIGASISAMTKTFEGMLLGRLLVGTGMGLGPPVASLYVTEVSPAFVRGTYGSFIQIATCLGLIGALFIGIPVKEIAGWWRICFWISTIPAAILLVAMVFCAESPPWLYKRGRTEEAEAAFEKLLGGSHAQLALAELSKSDRGDDTDTVKISELLYGRHFKVVFIGSTLFALQQLSGINAVFYFSSTVFKSAGVPSTLANVFIGIANLTGSIIAMALMDKLGRKVLLLWSFFGMAISMALQAVAASSYIPGSGELYLSVGGMLLFVFNFALGAGPVPGLLLPEIFPSRIRAKAMAVCMSVHWVINFFVGLLFLRLLEKLGPQLLYTMFGTFCIMAVMFVKRNVVETKGKSLQEIEIALLPQD; encoded by the exons ATGATCG TTCCTCTACAGAACAGTATGTCTCCAGAAACTTCAAGCCCTTCATGGAAGCTTTCTTTTCCTCATGTAGTAGTTGCAACCATAACTTCTTTCTTATTTGGCTACCATATGGG AGTAGTTAATGAACCACTTGAAAGCATTTCTGTAGATCTTGGTTTCAGCGGGAATACCTTGGCAGAAG GTCTGGTTGTGAGTATGTGTCTTGGTGGTGCCCTTGTTGGATCTCTGTTCAGTGGTTGGGTTGCTGATGGGGTTGGGCGACGTAGAGCTTTCCAACTGTGTGCTTTGCCTATGATTATTGGTGCTTCTATCAG CGCAATGACTAAAACTTTTGAGGGTATGCTCTTGGGCCGGTTACTTGTTGGTACTGGAATGGGCTTGGGACCCCCTGTTGCGTCTCTCTATGTAACGGAG GTTTCTCCTGCTTTTGTGAGGGGTACTTATGGAAGCTTTATTCAAATTGCAACATGTCTTGGACTTATTGGAGCTCTGTTTATTGGAATTCCTGTCAAAGAAATTGCGGGCTG GTGGCGCATCTGCTTCTGGATATCTACAATTCCAGCTGCAATACTACTGGTTGCCATGGTGTTTTGTGCAGAGAGTCCCCCTTGGCTATATAAG AGAGGAAGAACTGAGGAAGCTGAAGCTGCATTTGAGAAGCTCCTAGGAGGATCGCATGCCCAACTAGCATTGGCAGAATTATCTAAATCGGACAGGGGAGATGACACTGATACTGTGAAGATTTCAGAATTGCTCTATGGTCGCCATTTTAAAG TTGTTTTTATTGGGTCAACCCTATTTGCTTTACAACAGCTATCTGGTATAAATGctgtattttatttctcttcaaCTGTTTTTAAAAGTGCGGGAGTACCATCAACCCTTGCCAATGTCTTCATAGGAATTGCAAATTTAACAG GATCTATTATTGCAATGGCTTTGATGGATAAACTAGGCAGAAAGGTCCTCCTCCTGTGGAGCTTTTTTGGAATG GCGATATCTATGGCCCTTCAAGCTGTCGCAGCAAGTTCTTATATACCAGGCTCTGGAGAATTGTATCTATCTGTTGGTGGCATGCTGCT GTTTGTCTTTAATTTTGCGCTTGGAGCTGGTCCAGTTCCGGGTCTCCTTCTACCTGAAATTTTCCCCAGCCGAATTAGGGCGAAAGCTATGGCAGTCTGTATGTCAGTTCATTGG GTGATCAATTTCTTTGTGGGGTTGCTGTTCTTGCGTTTGCTGGAGAAACTTGGGCCACAGCTCTTGTACACAATGTTTGGTACCTTTTGTATAATGGCTGTGATGTTTGTGAAAAGAAATGTGGTGGAAACCAAAGGGAAATCGCTTCAAGAAATTGAGATAGCGCTTCTTCCGCAAGACTAG
- the LOC122304925 gene encoding probable plastidic glucose transporter 2 isoform X3: protein MSPETSSPSWKLSFPHVVVATITSFLFGYHMGVVNEPLESISVDLGFSGNTLAEGLVVSMCLGGALVGSLFSGWVADGVGRRRAFQLCALPMIIGASISAMTKTFEGMLLGRLLVGTGMGLGPPVASLYVTEVSPAFVRGTYGSFIQIATCLGLIGALFIGIPVKEIAGWWRICFWISTIPAAILLVAMVFCAESPPWLYKRGRTEEAEAAFEKLLGGSHAQLALAELSKSDRGDDTDTVKISELLYGRHFKVVFIGSTLFALQQLSGINAVFYFSSTVFKSAGVPSTLANVFIGIANLTGSIIAMALMDKLGRKVLLLWSFFGMAISMALQAVAASSYIPGSGELYLSVGGMLLFVFNFALGAGPVPGLLLPEIFPSRIRAKAMAVCMSVHWVINFFVGLLFLRLLEKLGPQLLYTMFGTFCIMAVMFVKRNVVETKGKSLQEIEIALLPQD, encoded by the exons ATGTCTCCAGAAACTTCAAGCCCTTCATGGAAGCTTTCTTTTCCTCATGTAGTAGTTGCAACCATAACTTCTTTCTTATTTGGCTACCATATGGG AGTAGTTAATGAACCACTTGAAAGCATTTCTGTAGATCTTGGTTTCAGCGGGAATACCTTGGCAGAAG GTCTGGTTGTGAGTATGTGTCTTGGTGGTGCCCTTGTTGGATCTCTGTTCAGTGGTTGGGTTGCTGATGGGGTTGGGCGACGTAGAGCTTTCCAACTGTGTGCTTTGCCTATGATTATTGGTGCTTCTATCAG CGCAATGACTAAAACTTTTGAGGGTATGCTCTTGGGCCGGTTACTTGTTGGTACTGGAATGGGCTTGGGACCCCCTGTTGCGTCTCTCTATGTAACGGAG GTTTCTCCTGCTTTTGTGAGGGGTACTTATGGAAGCTTTATTCAAATTGCAACATGTCTTGGACTTATTGGAGCTCTGTTTATTGGAATTCCTGTCAAAGAAATTGCGGGCTG GTGGCGCATCTGCTTCTGGATATCTACAATTCCAGCTGCAATACTACTGGTTGCCATGGTGTTTTGTGCAGAGAGTCCCCCTTGGCTATATAAG AGAGGAAGAACTGAGGAAGCTGAAGCTGCATTTGAGAAGCTCCTAGGAGGATCGCATGCCCAACTAGCATTGGCAGAATTATCTAAATCGGACAGGGGAGATGACACTGATACTGTGAAGATTTCAGAATTGCTCTATGGTCGCCATTTTAAAG TTGTTTTTATTGGGTCAACCCTATTTGCTTTACAACAGCTATCTGGTATAAATGctgtattttatttctcttcaaCTGTTTTTAAAAGTGCGGGAGTACCATCAACCCTTGCCAATGTCTTCATAGGAATTGCAAATTTAACAG GATCTATTATTGCAATGGCTTTGATGGATAAACTAGGCAGAAAGGTCCTCCTCCTGTGGAGCTTTTTTGGAATG GCGATATCTATGGCCCTTCAAGCTGTCGCAGCAAGTTCTTATATACCAGGCTCTGGAGAATTGTATCTATCTGTTGGTGGCATGCTGCT GTTTGTCTTTAATTTTGCGCTTGGAGCTGGTCCAGTTCCGGGTCTCCTTCTACCTGAAATTTTCCCCAGCCGAATTAGGGCGAAAGCTATGGCAGTCTGTATGTCAGTTCATTGG GTGATCAATTTCTTTGTGGGGTTGCTGTTCTTGCGTTTGCTGGAGAAACTTGGGCCACAGCTCTTGTACACAATGTTTGGTACCTTTTGTATAATGGCTGTGATGTTTGTGAAAAGAAATGTGGTGGAAACCAAAGGGAAATCGCTTCAAGAAATTGAGATAGCGCTTCTTCCGCAAGACTAG